CGTAGGTATCCACCTCCACCTGCGCCAGGAAATTGCCGCTGTAGATCAGGCTAAATCCAATGGCTTCCCCCTGAAACTCATCCGCCGTCGGACGCTTCAGGATCATAAATGGATTGTGGTTGTGGGAAGAATTTCCTCTGATACTGCCCACAGACTGGATCCCCTGCTCCAGCCTTCTCGTCTTTGGATACCGCTCTCTCGCCCAGGCGCCGGAGAACTGGATCATATCATAGCCGCTGTCCGGAAGATCCAGACAAAGGCTCATGGCCGACTGCAGATGAAGCGCCTGTTCCCCCCGGTTTACAAAACGCGCGCTCCTTGCCAGGATCCCGCCTGCGGCAAAAATGGTGTAAAACAGCTCCAGCTCCAGCCCTGTCACCGGGTCCGCCAGCCGGATCACCAGGGTCTCGGCCTCTTCTTCATTTTCAACATAGGTTGCCGGAAGTCCGGGAAGCTTGGGCTTCCCTGCCTGGATCCTGTATTCCCGGAAACAAAACTCCGAGATCCGGCTTCCATTTTCCTGAAGGACTTCTGTGGCAGGCATGCGGTAGTCCGAGGTGCCGAACACCCCGTATTCCTGCCGGATATGCTCCATGGAAAACCGGTTGTCCGTATCAAACACACAGGAGGACATGGGACGTGAAGAAGTCTCCAGAAAATAAGAACAGTCCTCCGGTATCTGAATACGTTTTCCAAAATAAATCTGACCCATCTGATGATTGGGAAGTACTTTCATGATATAACTGATCTCCTGATTATAAAGATGAAAGGTATCTCCCGCCCGATTCACTGCAATCCCCATTGCACACTCCTCCTGCTGTTTCTATTGAATAATTCCCGGAAAAGGAAACGGCGCATTCTGGAATCTCCAGGACACGCCGTCTGTCTCTCCTATTGCTTCCGCTGCTTATTTGTAATTTACGATTTTACCAAAGTCAGCCTTCAAGGAAGCTCCGCCCACCAGGCCGCCGTCAATGTCAGCCTGAGCAAATAATTCCGCTGCATTTCCTGCGTTCACAGATCCACCGTACTGGATACGGATAGCTTCTGCAGTAGCCTCATCATAAACTTCCGCGATGCACTCACGAATGCCCTTGCACACTTCCTCTGCCTGCTCGGTGGTTGCAGTCTTTCCGGTTCCGATAGCCCAGATCGGCTCATAAGCGATAACCATAGCCTTTGCCTGGTCGGCTGTTACGTTCTGAAGGCCTACCTTTACCTGCTGACGGATGAAATCCATGGTCACGCCCTGCTCTCTCTGCTCCAGAGTCTCGCCGCAGCACATGATGGGGGTGATACCATGTTCGAAAGCTTTCAGCACCTTCTTATTTACATCCTCATTGGTCTCTCCAAAGTAGTCTCTTCTCTCAGAGTGACCCAGAACCACATATTTTACGCCGGCGTCTACCAGCATAGCCGGAGCGATCTCGCCGGTGTAGGCTCCGCTCTCCTCAAAATACATATTCTCTGCGCCAACCTGAATGTTGGTTCCCTTGCAGGCCTCTACCACCGGAACGATGTCGATGGCCGGCACGCAGAATACTACGTCCACTTCTTCATTTGCTACCAGCGGTTTCAGTTCTTCCACCAGGGCAACTGCCTCGCTAGGAGTCTTGTTCATCTTCCAGTTGCCTGCGATAATTTTCTTTCTTGCCATTTTTTCAGCCTCCTTAAATTGTATGAAATAAAACGGGTATGTTCGCCTCCGCTAAGACTCACGCTTCGCATTTCATGCTCGCGTTCGTCAACTACGGCGAACTAAGTAAGCACTAAGCTAAGGAAGTTCTTCGAGACTAGGCTCGAAAAAACCTCGCCAAGTTCCGAAGAACTAAATTCGCACTAGGTTCGAAAAAACCTCACCAAGTGCTCTATTTATCATTAGCGGCTGCTACGCCGGGCAGTTCTTTGCCTTCCAGGAATTCCAGGGAAGCTCCGCCGCCGGTGGAGATGTGGGTCATCTTGTCGCCATATCCCAACTGGTTTACTGCTGCTGCAGAATCTCCGCCGCCGATGATGGTGGTGGCGTCTGTCTCTGCCAGAGCCTTGGCAACTGCCTCAGTGCCGTGTGCGAAGTTTGGCATCTCGAACGCTCCCATAGGCCCGTTCCATACAACGGTCTTAGCGTCCTTCACGGCATCGCAGAAGATCTTCTCTGTCTCCGGTCCGATATCCAGGCCTTCCCAGTTCTCCGGGATCTCGCCTGCTTTTACCACGCTCTTATTGGCATCGTTGGAGAAATCGTCCGCGATCACGGTGTCAACGGGAAGCAGAAGCCTCACGCCTTTCTCCTCAGCCTTTTTCAGCATATTCAGCGCATATTCGCAGTAATCTTCCTCAAGAAGAGATTTGCCTACGCTTCCGCCCTGCGCCTTGCTGAAGGTATAGGACATACCGCCGCCGATGATCAGGGTGTCTACTTTATCAAGCAGATTCTCG
This window of the Massilistercora timonensis genome carries:
- the tpiA gene encoding triose-phosphate isomerase; translation: MARKKIIAGNWKMNKTPSEAVALVEELKPLVANEEVDVVFCVPAIDIVPVVEACKGTNIQVGAENMYFEESGAYTGEIAPAMLVDAGVKYVVLGHSERRDYFGETNEDVNKKVLKAFEHGITPIMCCGETLEQREQGVTMDFIRQQVKVGLQNVTADQAKAMVIAYEPIWAIGTGKTATTEQAEEVCKGIRECIAEVYDEATAEAIRIQYGGSVNAGNAAELFAQADIDGGLVGGASLKADFGKIVNYK